The Palleronia sp. THAF1 genome window below encodes:
- a CDS encoding HesB/IscA family protein codes for MFAIPGKQAVTITPAATRQILKLMNAKGHKGLRIGVKKGGCAGMEYTMDYVDEVADHDEVVEQDGARVMIAPMAQMFLFGTEIDYETSLLESAFKFRNPNVEDACGCGESIKFKDVAELSAEREL; via the coding sequence ATGTTCGCCATTCCCGGCAAACAGGCCGTGACCATCACGCCCGCCGCCACACGCCAGATCCTCAAGCTGATGAACGCCAAGGGCCACAAGGGCCTGCGCATCGGCGTGAAGAAGGGCGGCTGCGCCGGCATGGAATACACCATGGACTACGTGGATGAGGTCGCCGACCACGATGAAGTCGTCGAGCAAGACGGCGCACGGGTGATGATCGCGCCCATGGCACAGATGTTCCTCTTCGGCACGGAAATCGACTATGAGACCAGCCTGCTGGAATCGGCCTTCAAGTTCCGCAACCCCAACGTCGAAGACGCGTGCGGCTGCGGTGAGTCGATCAAGTTCAAGGACGTGGCCGAGCTGAGCGCCGAACGTGAACTCTAA
- a CDS encoding Hint domain-containing protein, producing the protein MPFTFGILDPSNYGDPNGIFADDTGTDGNVGDTFTILDYDYTKATTEGFPDDGGSDLTEPVTINGTTYQAGDELEANYEVIFIDQATGLYHRVTAIQIDNSDEPVGIVISPGWDITTGEFVPNSLPDPGTTLTAIDGDDLDGTPNIGQFATDNNYVGIEGNDAELNDSNGVPICFGSDVAIFTSTGSKPAGEICVGDRVHTLDHGFQPVQWVGRITLESEELTRKPQHRPIRIKEGALGHGLPMRDMLLSPQHRVMVSSVIAERMFGATEVLVAAKHLLSLPGVEVATDVTQITYVHFLCRGHEILMAEGCLAETLFWGSEAQKSLSSAAQTEIMSLMQPPTEPARTIARGRRGKRLAERHAQNEHHALAKA; encoded by the coding sequence ATGCCCTTCACATTCGGAATTCTCGACCCGAGCAACTACGGCGATCCCAACGGCATTTTCGCGGATGACACCGGGACGGACGGCAATGTCGGTGATACCTTCACAATCCTCGATTACGACTACACGAAGGCCACGACCGAAGGCTTCCCGGATGACGGCGGCTCTGACCTGACCGAACCCGTCACGATCAACGGAACGACCTACCAGGCCGGTGACGAGCTTGAGGCCAATTACGAGGTCATCTTCATCGATCAGGCAACCGGACTGTATCACCGCGTCACGGCAATCCAGATCGACAACAGTGACGAACCAGTCGGCATCGTCATTTCGCCGGGCTGGGATATCACGACTGGTGAATTTGTCCCGAATTCCCTGCCCGACCCCGGAACCACCCTGACCGCAATCGACGGCGACGATCTGGATGGCACGCCTAACATCGGTCAGTTCGCAACGGACAACAATTACGTCGGCATCGAAGGCAACGACGCTGAGCTGAACGACAGCAACGGCGTGCCGATCTGTTTCGGTTCGGACGTTGCGATCTTCACCAGCACCGGCAGCAAACCTGCGGGAGAAATCTGTGTCGGAGACCGCGTGCATACGCTGGATCACGGCTTCCAGCCGGTTCAATGGGTCGGGCGGATCACGCTGGAATCAGAGGAACTGACCCGCAAACCACAGCACCGCCCGATCCGCATCAAGGAAGGTGCGCTGGGCCACGGGCTTCCGATGCGTGACATGCTGCTGTCGCCACAGCACCGGGTCATGGTGTCATCTGTCATTGCAGAGCGCATGTTCGGTGCAACAGAAGTTCTTGTGGCGGCCAAACACCTGTTGTCCCTGCCGGGCGTCGAAGTGGCCACGGATGTGACGCAGATCACCTACGTCCACTTCCTGTGCCGCGGGCATGAGATCCTGATGGCAGAGGGTTGTCTTGCTGAAACGCTGTTCTGGGGAAGCGAGGCGCAGAAATCGCTGTCCAGCGCCGCGCAGACGGAAATCATGTCCCTGATGCAACCCCCAACCGAGCCTGCGCGCACGATCGCTCGTGGTCGTCGGGGCAAGCGGCTGGCGGAACGCCACGCGCAGAACGAGCACCACGCCCTCGCAAAGGCCTGA
- the hisB gene encoding imidazoleglycerol-phosphate dehydratase HisB: MRSASITRKTNETDITVMVDLDGTGRSEIETGIGFFDHMLDQLSRHSLVDMHIRAKGDLHIDDHHTVEDTGIAIGQALREALGEKRGIARYGQCALPMDDTLVNTALDLSGRPWLAWNVPMTASQIGTFDTELVREFFQALSTHGGVTLHVDLIRGLNSHHIAEAAFKSVARALRMAVEQDPRKGHAVPSTKGTL, encoded by the coding sequence ATGCGCAGCGCATCCATCACCCGCAAGACGAACGAGACCGACATCACCGTCATGGTCGACCTCGACGGCACCGGCAGGTCAGAGATCGAGACCGGCATCGGCTTCTTCGACCACATGCTCGACCAGTTGTCGCGGCATTCGCTGGTCGACATGCACATCCGCGCCAAGGGCGACCTGCACATCGACGACCACCACACGGTCGAGGATACGGGCATCGCCATCGGCCAAGCCCTGCGCGAAGCCTTGGGCGAAAAGCGCGGGATCGCACGCTACGGCCAATGTGCGCTGCCCATGGATGACACGCTGGTGAATACCGCGCTCGACCTGTCGGGCCGGCCGTGGCTCGCGTGGAACGTGCCGATGACCGCCTCCCAGATCGGCACCTTCGACACAGAGCTGGTGCGCGAGTTCTTCCAAGCCTTGTCCACACACGGCGGCGTCACGCTGCACGTGGACCTGATCCGGGGCCTGAACAGCCACCACATCGCGGAAGCCGCATTCAAATCGGTCGCCCGTGCCCTGCGCATGGCGGTCGAACAGGACCCCCGAAAGGGCCACGCAGTACCGTCGACCAAAGGCACGCTTTAG
- a CDS encoding helix-turn-helix domain-containing protein, whose amino-acid sequence MIGRFSSQEDAETVEPKGFDDYDLRLGDVMRGERATAGKSLLDVQRELKIKATYIAAIENADPTAFETPGFIAGYVRSYARYLDLDPEWAYKRFCAEAGFATAHGMSEAASAPKREAREEASPFGSKALGITPRNESFLARIEPGAIGSIAVLVGLIGLLGYGGYAVLSEVQRVQVVPVDQAPQVVADIDPLDTITPLGADDEDGAQTAARDGFDRLYRPEALDVPVLVARDGPIATIDPRRSGSFAGVTGPTPATASPDGLTGETPMSGTEVLIAEDTDTPRPQVVAANIPEVVVFAVRPSWVRVRAADGTTIYEKVMEEGDRFVLPKTEEPATLRTGESGAVYFAVNGEHYGPAGSPGSVTGNLALAAETLTETYEVADITQDTALARVVVELQADPPRLPGQPAEADPAE is encoded by the coding sequence ATGATCGGGCGGTTCAGCAGCCAAGAAGACGCGGAAACCGTCGAGCCGAAGGGCTTCGACGACTACGATCTACGACTTGGCGATGTGATGCGGGGCGAGCGTGCCACCGCCGGTAAATCGCTTTTGGATGTTCAACGTGAGTTGAAGATCAAAGCCACCTATATCGCCGCTATCGAAAACGCGGATCCGACCGCGTTCGAAACACCCGGCTTTATCGCCGGATATGTCCGGTCTTACGCCCGCTACCTCGATCTCGACCCCGAATGGGCCTACAAGCGCTTCTGCGCCGAAGCCGGTTTCGCCACCGCACACGGTATGTCAGAGGCTGCTTCGGCCCCAAAACGTGAAGCCCGCGAAGAGGCCAGCCCGTTCGGCAGCAAGGCCTTGGGGATCACCCCGCGCAACGAAAGCTTTCTTGCCCGGATCGAACCGGGGGCTATCGGGTCCATCGCTGTTCTGGTCGGTTTGATCGGTCTTCTGGGCTACGGAGGCTATGCCGTGCTGTCCGAAGTGCAGCGCGTGCAAGTCGTGCCCGTAGATCAAGCGCCGCAGGTCGTTGCAGATATTGACCCGCTCGATACGATCACCCCGCTTGGTGCGGATGACGAAGATGGTGCGCAGACGGCGGCCCGCGATGGCTTCGACCGTCTGTATCGCCCTGAGGCGCTGGACGTTCCTGTCCTTGTGGCCCGCGACGGTCCCATCGCGACGATCGACCCGCGCCGTAGCGGCAGCTTTGCCGGTGTAACAGGCCCGACGCCCGCAACTGCGTCACCTGACGGTCTGACCGGTGAAACCCCCATGAGCGGAACGGAAGTTCTGATCGCCGAAGACACAGATACGCCACGTCCGCAGGTCGTGGCCGCCAATATCCCCGAAGTCGTCGTTTTCGCCGTACGCCCGTCCTGGGTGCGCGTCCGCGCGGCTGACGGTACCACAATCTACGAAAAGGTCATGGAAGAGGGCGACCGCTTCGTCCTGCCGAAGACCGAAGAGCCCGCGACCCTGCGCACCGGCGAATCCGGCGCCGTCTACTTCGCGGTCAATGGCGAGCATTACGGCCCCGCCGGCAGCCCCGGCAGCGTGACGGGCAATCTTGCCCTCGCCGCCGAAACGCTGACTGAAACCTACGAAGTCGCGGATATCACGCAGGACACCGCGCTGGCGCGCGTCGTTGTTGAACTGCAGGCCGATCCCCCGCGTTTGCCTGGTCAGCCCGCGGAAGCCGATCCCGCCGAATAG
- a CDS encoding HesB/IscA family protein, with translation MNLPPKVTDRAYERLSEIGAAAQGQALRVAVEGGGCSGFQYEIKLDAAEDDDLVLEKDGERVLVDQVSLPFLAGAVIDFTEELIGARFTIENPNATSSCGCGTSFSM, from the coding sequence ATGAACCTGCCCCCGAAAGTCACGGATCGCGCCTACGAGCGCCTGTCGGAGATCGGCGCAGCGGCGCAGGGTCAGGCCCTGCGCGTTGCCGTCGAAGGCGGCGGATGCTCGGGCTTTCAGTATGAAATCAAGCTCGACGCCGCCGAGGATGACGACCTGGTGCTCGAAAAAGACGGCGAGCGCGTGCTCGTTGACCAAGTCTCGCTGCCGTTCCTTGCAGGCGCTGTGATTGACTTCACCGAAGAGCTGATCGGCGCGCGCTTCACCATCGAGAACCCGAACGCCACCAGCTCTTGCGGATGCGGCACCAGCTTTTCCATGTGA
- a CDS encoding M20/M25/M40 family metallo-hydrolase — MSLEAILSRLDSDQNDARNRLLEFLAIPSISTDPDYKAEVRRAAEWLRDALIDLGADAELRVTPGHPMVTGRTNGEGRPLLFYGHYDVQPVDPLELWHRDPFDPAIEDDVIRGRGAADDKGQLMTFIEALRAWKSERGTLPNITFLFEGEEESGSPSLVPFLKEHKSELTRDLALICDTGLYAKDRPGIVTQLRGLLGEEIVVRGASKDLHSGSFGGIAQNPIRVLARIVASLHDATGRVTIPGFYEGVPELTDELRAQWDALTFDGPGFLSGVGLSAPAGESDRTALEHIWSRPTAEVNGIRGGYAGKGFKTVLPAEAAAKISFRLVGNQDPLAIRDSFRAMVREMIPEDCTVEFHDHGAGPASHMDTSDPAFEAARQALGQEWPHEAAYIGAGGSIPVAGYFQSILGMDSMLIGFGRDNDQIHSPNEKYDLKSFHLGARSWARILDAIS, encoded by the coding sequence ATGTCCCTTGAAGCCATCCTGTCGCGCCTTGATTCAGACCAAAACGATGCCCGAAATCGCCTATTGGAGTTTCTGGCGATCCCGTCGATCTCGACCGATCCCGACTACAAGGCAGAGGTGCGCCGCGCCGCCGAATGGCTACGCGATGCGCTGATCGATCTGGGCGCCGACGCCGAACTGCGCGTCACGCCCGGCCACCCGATGGTCACCGGCCGCACAAACGGCGAAGGACGACCGCTACTGTTCTACGGCCATTACGACGTGCAGCCGGTGGACCCTCTGGAACTGTGGCACCGCGATCCCTTCGATCCGGCCATTGAAGACGATGTCATCCGCGGACGCGGTGCGGCCGACGACAAGGGCCAGCTGATGACCTTCATCGAGGCCCTGCGCGCCTGGAAGTCCGAGCGTGGCACGCTGCCCAACATCACCTTCCTGTTCGAAGGAGAGGAAGAGAGCGGCTCTCCTTCGCTCGTGCCGTTCCTGAAAGAGCATAAATCAGAGCTAACGCGCGATCTGGCGCTGATCTGCGACACCGGCCTTTATGCCAAAGACCGCCCCGGCATCGTCACGCAGCTACGGGGGCTGCTTGGCGAAGAAATCGTCGTGAGAGGTGCGTCGAAAGACCTGCACTCCGGCAGCTTCGGCGGCATCGCTCAGAACCCGATCCGCGTGCTCGCACGTATCGTCGCCAGCCTGCACGACGCGACGGGCCGGGTTACGATCCCCGGCTTCTATGAGGGCGTCCCCGAACTGACAGACGAGCTGCGCGCGCAGTGGGATGCGCTGACTTTCGACGGTCCGGGCTTTCTGTCGGGCGTAGGTTTGTCGGCCCCGGCGGGCGAATCCGACCGGACCGCGCTGGAACACATCTGGTCGCGCCCCACGGCGGAAGTAAACGGCATTCGGGGCGGGTACGCGGGCAAGGGCTTCAAGACCGTCCTGCCGGCAGAGGCCGCAGCCAAGATCAGCTTCCGCCTTGTCGGCAACCAGGACCCGTTGGCGATCCGCGACAGCTTCCGCGCCATGGTCCGCGAGATGATCCCCGAGGATTGCACCGTCGAGTTCCACGACCACGGCGCCGGACCCGCCAGCCATATGGACACCTCCGATCCCGCGTTCGAGGCCGCGCGGCAGGCGCTGGGGCAGGAATGGCCGCACGAAGCTGCCTACATCGGTGCGGGCGGCTCTATCCCCGTCGCGGGCTACTTCCAGTCCATCCTTGGCATGGATTCGATGTTGATCGGCTTCGGTCGCGACAACGATCAGATCCACTCACCCAATGAGAAGTACGATCTGAAGAGCTTCCACCTTGGCGCCCGGTCTTGGGCGCGTATCCTGGATGCGATATCCTGA
- the hemA gene encoding 5-aminolevulinate synthase gives MTYDAQIDTAIARLHEEGRYRTFIDIERERGNFPHAVWTRGDGTKTPVTVWCGNDYLGMGQNPVVLNAMHDAIDATGAGSGGTRNISGTTVYHKRLEAELADLHGKEAALLFTSAYIANDATLSTLPKIFPGLIIYSDALNHASMIEGVRRNGGAKRVFRHNDVAHLRELLEADDPALPKLIAFESVYSMDGDFGVIEELCDLADEFNCLTYIDEVHAVGMYGRRGGGVTERDNLADRIDIINGTLAKAYGVMGGYIAASDRMCDAVRSYAPGFIFTTSLPPAVAAGAAASVAHLKHDQSLRDAHQTQARILKMRLKGIGLPFIDHGSHIVPVHVGDPVHCKMLSDMLLEDHGIYVQPINFPTVPRGTERLRFTPSPVHGPREMDALVHALDTLWSHCALNRAELSA, from the coding sequence TTGACCTACGACGCCCAGATCGACACCGCCATCGCCCGCCTGCACGAGGAAGGGCGCTACCGGACTTTCATCGACATCGAGCGTGAGCGGGGAAATTTCCCCCACGCGGTATGGACGCGCGGTGACGGGACGAAGACGCCTGTGACCGTCTGGTGCGGCAACGATTATTTGGGCATGGGGCAAAACCCGGTGGTCCTGAACGCGATGCACGATGCAATCGACGCCACGGGTGCCGGTTCGGGCGGAACGCGCAACATCTCTGGCACCACCGTCTATCACAAGCGGCTGGAGGCCGAGCTGGCCGATCTGCACGGCAAGGAAGCGGCGTTGCTGTTCACCAGCGCCTACATCGCGAACGACGCGACGCTCAGCACGCTTCCGAAGATCTTCCCGGGCCTGATTATCTATTCCGACGCGCTGAACCACGCCTCGATGATCGAAGGCGTGCGCCGTAATGGCGGGGCGAAGCGTGTCTTCCGCCACAACGACGTGGCCCACCTGCGTGAACTGCTGGAGGCGGACGATCCTGCGCTGCCCAAGCTGATCGCGTTCGAGAGCGTCTATTCCATGGACGGCGATTTCGGCGTGATCGAAGAGCTTTGCGATCTGGCTGATGAGTTCAACTGCCTGACCTACATCGACGAGGTTCACGCCGTCGGCATGTACGGCCGCCGCGGTGGTGGCGTCACCGAGCGTGATAATTTGGCCGACCGGATCGATATCATCAATGGCACCTTGGCGAAGGCCTACGGCGTAATGGGTGGCTACATCGCCGCCAGCGACCGCATGTGCGATGCAGTGCGGTCCTACGCGCCCGGCTTCATCTTCACGACGTCATTGCCGCCCGCCGTGGCCGCCGGTGCGGCGGCAAGTGTCGCGCATCTGAAGCATGACCAGTCCTTGCGGGATGCGCATCAGACGCAGGCGCGTATCCTGAAGATGCGTCTGAAGGGGATCGGTCTGCCGTTCATCGACCACGGCAGCCACATCGTGCCTGTCCACGTCGGCGATCCGGTGCACTGCAAGATGCTTTCGGACATGCTGCTGGAAGATCATGGCATCTACGTTCAGCCCATCAACTTCCCGACCGTGCCGCGCGGAACGGAACGGCTGCGCTTTACGCCGTCGCCCGTGCACGGTCCGCGCGAAATGGATGCACTTGTTCATGCGCTGGACACTTTATGGTCACATTGTGCGCTAAATCGTGCCGAACTATCGGCTTGA
- a CDS encoding nucleoside hydrolase, which produces MKIIIDTDPGQDDAVAILMALASPEIEVLGLTAVAGNVPLDLTAKNARIVLELAGRTDVPVFAGADRPLLRPLVTAEHVHGRTGLDGPDLPDPTMPLQATHAVDFIIDTLRTEASGTVTLVPIGPLTNIALALAKAPDIAPRIARIVLMGGAYFEVGNITPAAEFNIYVDPEAAALVFASGVPLTVLPLDVTHKALVTKPRNDAFRALNTPVGTAVAQMTDFYERFDKEKYGKAGAPLHDPCTIAWLLEPDIFTGREINVEIEVTSPLTRGMTVADWWRITDRPANALFIGELDADRFFDLLTDRLGRL; this is translated from the coding sequence ATGAAAATCATCATCGACACCGACCCCGGACAGGACGACGCCGTCGCGATCCTGATGGCCCTTGCCTCACCAGAGATCGAGGTGCTGGGGCTGACCGCCGTCGCGGGCAACGTGCCGCTTGACCTGACGGCGAAGAATGCGCGGATCGTGCTGGAACTGGCGGGGCGCACGGACGTGCCCGTCTTCGCAGGCGCCGATCGGCCCTTGTTGCGTCCGCTCGTCACTGCCGAGCATGTCCACGGCCGCACCGGCCTCGATGGCCCGGACCTGCCCGACCCGACCATGCCGCTGCAGGCCACCCACGCCGTCGACTTCATTATCGACACTCTGCGCACGGAAGCCTCCGGCACCGTCACGCTTGTCCCCATCGGCCCGCTGACGAATATCGCCTTGGCGCTGGCGAAAGCGCCCGACATCGCCCCCCGCATCGCGCGCATTGTCTTGATGGGCGGCGCATATTTCGAGGTCGGCAACATCACCCCCGCCGCGGAGTTCAACATCTACGTGGACCCCGAAGCTGCAGCACTTGTCTTTGCCTCCGGCGTGCCGCTGACCGTCCTGCCGCTGGACGTCACGCACAAGGCGCTTGTCACCAAGCCCCGCAATGACGCTTTCCGTGCGCTGAACACGCCCGTCGGAACTGCCGTCGCGCAGATGACGGACTTCTACGAGCGCTTCGACAAGGAAAAATACGGCAAAGCGGGCGCGCCCCTGCACGACCCCTGCACCATTGCTTGGCTGTTGGAGCCGGACATCTTCACGGGCCGCGAGATCAACGTCGAGATCGAGGTCACGTCCCCCCTGACCCGTGGCATGACCGTCGCAGACTGGTGGCGCATCACCGACCGCCCCGCCAACGCGCTTTTCATCGGCGAGTTGGACGCGGACCGCTTCTTCGATCTGCTGACCGACCGTCTGGGGCGTCTCTAG
- the hisH gene encoding imidazole glycerol phosphate synthase subunit HisH, whose amino-acid sequence MTTVLIDTDSGNLHSAEKAFQRMSREGSGEPVVVTSDPDTVRRAERIVLPGDGAFPACADALMRDRAALHEALLEAVETRAVPFLGICVGMQLMAREGYEYRSTEGLNWIDGAVCAIPANGRKVPHMGWNDLVIDRPHPVLDGIATGDHAYFVHSYHMDLDTLDQRLAHCDYGAEITAIVARDNRIGTQFHPEKSQSTGLRLIANFLSWRP is encoded by the coding sequence ATGACCACCGTCCTGATCGATACCGACAGCGGCAATCTGCACTCTGCCGAAAAAGCCTTTCAACGCATGTCGCGTGAAGGCAGCGGAGAGCCTGTCGTCGTCACATCCGACCCCGACACCGTGCGCCGCGCGGAACGTATCGTCCTGCCCGGAGACGGTGCCTTCCCCGCCTGCGCCGACGCCCTGATGCGCGACCGTGCCGCACTGCACGAGGCGCTGCTGGAAGCAGTCGAGACCCGCGCTGTGCCCTTCCTTGGCATCTGCGTCGGAATGCAGCTTATGGCGCGCGAAGGATACGAGTACCGCTCAACAGAAGGCCTGAACTGGATCGACGGTGCCGTTTGCGCCATCCCAGCCAATGGCCGCAAGGTCCCACACATGGGCTGGAACGATCTGGTCATCGACCGCCCCCACCCTGTGCTCGACGGCATCGCAACAGGCGATCACGCCTACTTCGTCCACTCCTACCACATGGATCTGGATACCCTCGACCAGCGCCTCGCGCACTGCGACTACGGCGCAGAGATCACCGCAATCGTCGCACGCGACAACCGCATCGGCACCCAATTCCACCCCGAAAAGAGCCAGTCCACCGGCCTGCGGCTCATCGCCAACTTCCTGTCCTGGCGGCCTTGA
- the ispG gene encoding flavodoxin-dependent (E)-4-hydroxy-3-methylbut-2-enyl-diphosphate synthase has protein sequence MSLNHVRPWKNIYRRKSRQIMVGNVPVGGDAPIAVQTMTNTDSGDAKATIKQVLDCAEAGADIVRVSCPDQASTAALKEVVRESPVPIVADIHFHYKRAIEAAEAGAGCLRINPGNIGDEKRVKEVIKAAKDHGCSIRIGVNAGSLERDLLEKYGEPCPDAMVESGLDHIKILQDNDFHEFKISVKASDVFLSAAAYQGIAEATDAPIHLGITEAGSLNAGTVKSAIGLGNLLWMGIGDTLRVSLSADPVEEVRVGYEILKSLGLRHRGVNIISCPSCARQGFDVIKTVEVLEDRLAHIKTPMSLSIIGCVVNGPGEALMTDVGFTGGGAGSGMVYLAGKQSHKLSNEEMVDHIVEQVEKRAAEIDAQEASDVAAAE, from the coding sequence ATGTCGCTGAACCACGTCCGCCCTTGGAAGAACATCTACCGCCGCAAGTCGCGCCAGATTATGGTTGGCAACGTGCCCGTGGGCGGCGACGCGCCCATCGCGGTGCAGACGATGACCAACACTGACTCGGGCGACGCGAAAGCGACCATCAAGCAGGTTCTGGACTGCGCCGAAGCGGGGGCCGATATCGTGCGTGTGTCCTGCCCGGATCAAGCGTCGACGGCGGCGTTGAAAGAGGTCGTGCGCGAAAGCCCGGTGCCCATCGTGGCCGACATCCATTTCCACTACAAACGCGCGATCGAGGCGGCAGAGGCGGGGGCAGGGTGCCTTCGCATCAACCCCGGCAACATCGGCGACGAAAAGCGAGTGAAAGAGGTCATCAAGGCCGCTAAGGACCACGGCTGCTCTATCCGCATCGGGGTGAACGCAGGCTCGCTGGAGCGCGATCTTCTGGAGAAATACGGAGAGCCATGCCCCGACGCGATGGTCGAAAGCGGCTTGGATCACATCAAGATCCTGCAAGACAACGACTTCCACGAGTTCAAGATCAGCGTGAAAGCGTCCGACGTGTTCCTGTCGGCGGCGGCCTATCAGGGCATCGCCGAAGCCACTGACGCTCCAATCCACCTTGGCATCACCGAGGCCGGATCGCTGAACGCGGGCACGGTCAAGTCGGCCATAGGATTGGGCAACCTGCTGTGGATGGGCATCGGGGATACCTTGCGCGTGTCACTATCCGCCGACCCGGTGGAAGAGGTGCGCGTGGGCTACGAGATCCTGAAGTCGCTGGGCCTGCGGCATCGGGGTGTGAACATCATCTCCTGCCCCTCCTGCGCACGGCAGGGCTTCGACGTGATCAAGACGGTCGAGGTGCTGGAAGACCGGCTGGCCCACATCAAGACGCCCATGAGCCTGTCGATCATCGGCTGCGTCGTGAACGGCCCAGGTGAAGCATTGATGACCGACGTTGGCTTCACCGGCGGTGGCGCAGGGTCTGGCATGGTGTATCTGGCTGGCAAGCAAAGCCACAAGCTGTCGAACGAAGAGATGGTGGATCACATCGTCGAACAGGTCGAGAAGCGGGCGGCAGAGATCGACGCGCAGGAAGCATCAGACGTCGCGGCGGCTGAATAG
- a CDS encoding GNAT family N-acetyltransferase, with protein sequence MAATLRIAGEADATSVARLVAACHEETGVQPDPARRDDAIAALLDGGMPGALYLIGPPSSPVGYLAISFGHAPATGTTARLEEIYVRPPVRGRGMGTESIQALSKMLSQNGIEILSATVPESESGFFPRLRFQPYGPDMRRAL encoded by the coding sequence ATGGCCGCCACATTGCGCATCGCCGGTGAGGCCGACGCTACCTCCGTTGCGCGCCTGGTGGCGGCTTGCCATGAAGAAACTGGCGTGCAACCCGATCCCGCCCGACGAGATGACGCTATCGCCGCGCTTCTGGATGGCGGAATGCCCGGAGCCCTTTATCTGATAGGGCCGCCGTCTTCGCCGGTGGGCTACCTTGCCATCAGCTTCGGGCATGCGCCTGCCACCGGCACCACCGCGCGGCTAGAGGAAATTTACGTCCGCCCGCCCGTCCGAGGCCGTGGCATGGGCACCGAATCCATTCAGGCCCTGTCCAAGATGCTCTCGCAGAACGGGATAGAGATCCTGTCGGCCACGGTGCCCGAGAGCGAGAGCGGCTTTTTCCCGCGTCTGCGGTTCCAGCCTTATGGGCCGGACATGCGCCGCGCGCTCTAG
- a CDS encoding deoxyguanosinetriphosphate triphosphohydrolase has product MTAIYASRPEDSRGRLYPEDTSTFRSCFQRDRDRIIHASAFRRLKHKTQVFVEHEGDYFRTRLTHSIEVAQVARTLAGVLDLNTDLAEAVALAHDLGHPPFGHTGEEALARLMEPYGGFDHNAQAIRIVTSLERHYAQFDGLNLTWETLEGIAKHNGPVAGDVPYALAAYDAQHDLELHTHASAEAQFAALADDIAYNNHDLHDGLRAELFSTDELAELPLLGDCFARVDSLYPGLNYYKRRHEALRRFFGLLVDDVIAEAQAALAAINPQSATDIRGAGTSIIRFSPDVWTKLKVIRDFLFHRMYRAPSVIEMRAQVTQVVDELFPLFMQQTDLLPKQWRKDVEDADGETALARIVNDYIAGMTDRFAIQEHARLIGGIEVRGV; this is encoded by the coding sequence GTGACTGCCATCTACGCCTCGCGCCCCGAAGACAGTCGTGGGCGGCTTTATCCGGAAGACACATCGACCTTCAGGTCCTGTTTCCAGCGTGATCGCGACCGGATCATCCACGCCAGCGCATTCCGACGGCTGAAGCACAAGACGCAGGTCTTCGTGGAGCATGAGGGCGATTATTTTCGCACGCGGCTGACTCATTCGATCGAGGTGGCGCAGGTGGCGCGCACTCTGGCGGGCGTGCTGGACCTGAACACCGATCTGGCCGAGGCGGTCGCGCTGGCCCATGATCTGGGCCATCCGCCGTTCGGCCACACGGGCGAAGAGGCGCTGGCGCGGTTGATGGAGCCCTACGGCGGTTTTGATCACAACGCGCAGGCGATCCGCATCGTGACCTCGTTGGAGCGGCACTACGCCCAGTTCGACGGCCTGAACCTGACGTGGGAAACGCTGGAAGGGATCGCGAAGCACAATGGCCCCGTGGCGGGCGACGTGCCCTATGCCTTGGCGGCCTATGATGCGCAGCACGATCTGGAGCTGCACACCCACGCGAGCGCCGAAGCGCAGTTCGCGGCACTGGCCGACGATATCGCCTACAACAACCACGATCTCCACGACGGCCTGCGGGCCGAGCTGTTCTCGACCGACGAACTGGCCGAGCTGCCGTTGCTGGGGGACTGCTTTGCGCGCGTGGATTCACTGTATCCCGGTCTGAACTACTACAAGCGGCGGCACGAGGCGCTGCGGCGGTTCTTTGGTCTGCTGGTGGATGACGTGATCGCAGAGGCGCAGGCCGCGCTGGCGGCGATCAACCCGCAAAGTGCCACGGATATCCGCGGGGCTGGCACCTCTATCATCCGGTTTTCGCCGGATGTCTGGACGAAACTGAAGGTGATCCGCGACTTCCTGTTCCACCGCATGTACCGCGCGCCCAGCGTGATCGAGATGCGCGCGCAGGTCACGCAGGTGGTGGACGAGCTGTTTCCTCTGTTCATGCAGCAAACCGACCTGTTGCCCAAACAATGGCGCAAGGACGTGGAAGATGCGGACGGAGAGACCGCGTTGGCGCGCATCGTGAATGACTACATCGCGGGCATGACGGATCGTTTCGCCATTCAGGAACACGCCCGGCTGATCGGCGGGATAGAGGTGCGCGGCGTCTAG